In Balaenoptera musculus isolate JJ_BM4_2016_0621 chromosome 19, mBalMus1.pri.v3, whole genome shotgun sequence, one genomic interval encodes:
- the LOC118884546 gene encoding ubiquitin-conjugating enzyme E2 S-like, protein MNSNVENLPPHIIRLVYKEVTTLTADPPDGIKVFPNEEDLTDLQVTIEGPEGTPYAGGLFRMKLLLGKDFPASPPKGYFLTKIFHPNVGANGEICVNVLKRDWTAELGIRHVLLGTWVRALVWEDPTCRGATGPVSHNY, encoded by the coding sequence ATGAACTCCAACGTGGAGAACCTGCCCCCCCATATCATCCGCCTGGTGTACAAGGAGGTTACGACACTGACAGCTGACCCACCTGACGGTATCAAGGTCTTTCCCAATGAGGAGGACCTCACTGACCTGCAGGTCACCATCGAGGGCCCTGAGGGGACCCCATACGCCGGAGGCCTCTTCCGCATGAAACTCCTGCTGGGGAAGGACTTTCCTGCCTCCCCGCCCAAGGGCTACTTCCTGACCAAGATCTTCCACCCAAATGTGGGCGCCAACGGTGAGATCTGCGTCAACGTGCTCAAGAGGGACTGGACAGCTGAGCTGGGCATCCGGCACGTgctgctggggacatgggttcgagccctggtctgggaagatcccacatgccgcggagcaactgggcccgtgagccacaactactga